A genome region from Chengkuizengella sp. SCS-71B includes the following:
- a CDS encoding YgiT-type zinc finger protein, protein MQKDCKCGSTLNIQLRTVQYSKKVHIKNVPIFSCEECEESEVLLDVKEDLTELIKDIDHSNTKHQIFFNEINEFAHLLFVSSEKELIHIPIEEIIEQRINELLDILLLAQYLDDTKWVKETEKRLLQITDQIIYNKKIYKI, encoded by the coding sequence TTGCAAAAAGATTGTAAATGCGGTAGTACATTGAATATTCAATTAAGGACAGTTCAATACTCAAAAAAAGTACATATAAAAAACGTCCCCATATTTTCATGTGAAGAATGTGAGGAAAGTGAAGTGTTGTTGGATGTTAAGGAAGATTTAACTGAATTGATAAAAGATATAGATCATTCTAATACAAAGCATCAAATATTTTTTAACGAAATTAATGAGTTTGCTCACCTTTTATTTGTAAGTTCAGAGAAAGAATTAATACATATTCCCATTGAGGAGATCATTGAACAAAGAATTAATGAACTTCTTGATATTTTATTGTTAGCTCAATACTTAGATGATACAAAGTGGGTTAAAGAAACTGAGAAACGTTTATTGCAAATTACAGATCAAATTATTTATAATAAAAAAATTTATAAAATATAG
- a CDS encoding VanZ family protein: protein MFLQRYKSFGLFLRWVPALIWMTIIFLLSHQQGDELHSFLPLFQKWFPGMISFNWGHIVAYFILSWVLLLGLGKNYNTFIGKVFVVSLCLLYGITDEIHQSYIPGRTPEILDLRNDTFGAALGMVFISIPPFKHLYSKLLSSYIYRNC, encoded by the coding sequence GTGTTCTTGCAGAGGTATAAATCATTTGGTTTGTTTTTAAGATGGGTCCCAGCTCTTATTTGGATGACAATAATATTTCTTCTTTCTCATCAGCAAGGAGATGAACTTCACTCCTTTTTACCTCTTTTTCAAAAATGGTTCCCGGGGATGATTAGTTTTAACTGGGGACATATTGTAGCCTATTTCATTCTCTCTTGGGTATTATTGCTGGGGTTAGGAAAAAACTATAATACATTTATAGGAAAAGTTTTTGTTGTAAGCTTGTGTTTATTATATGGGATCACAGATGAGATTCATCAATCATACATACCTGGAAGAACACCTGAAATTTTGGATCTAAGAAATGATACTTTCGGTGCTGCCTTAGGCATGGTGTTCATCTCAATTCCTCCTTTTAAACATCTATATTCCAAGTTGCTTTCTTCCTATATTTACCGAAACTGTTAA
- a CDS encoding type 1 glutamine amidotransferase domain-containing protein, with the protein MELQGKKVMAFVEKEFEDLELWYPVLRMREAGIQVDLVGPKANETYIGKYGVPISTMMAFDEVDSKDYIGLYVTGGWAPDKLRRYEDVLRLTQEFHEVKKPIAHICHGGWVLISAKICEGFTMTSTPGIKDDLINAGANWIDQEVVVDRHIVSGRRPPDLPNFTKEFIRVLAEV; encoded by the coding sequence TTGGAATTACAAGGAAAAAAAGTAATGGCTTTTGTGGAAAAAGAATTTGAAGATCTTGAATTATGGTATCCAGTATTACGAATGAGAGAAGCAGGTATCCAAGTTGATTTAGTGGGTCCAAAAGCAAATGAAACCTATATTGGAAAGTATGGGGTTCCTATTTCTACCATGATGGCATTTGATGAAGTTGATTCTAAAGATTATATTGGACTATATGTTACAGGTGGTTGGGCACCTGATAAATTAAGAAGGTATGAAGATGTGTTACGTCTAACTCAAGAGTTTCATGAAGTAAAGAAACCGATTGCTCACATCTGTCATGGTGGCTGGGTATTGATTTCAGCAAAAATATGTGAAGGATTCACAATGACTTCTACACCAGGGATAAAAGATGATTTAATAAATGCTGGGGCTAACTGGATAGATCAGGAAGTTGTTGTAGACCGTCATATCGTTTCTGGTAGAAGACCTCCTGATTTACCAAACTTTACAAAGGAATTTATACGTGTTCTTGCAGAGGTATAA
- the ptsP gene encoding phosphoenolpyruvate--protein phosphotransferase, with amino-acid sequence MVKGIAASSGIAIGRAFVLPSWNWDLNEENISVTDFAKEFERLYEGIQISKHEISNIKKEFNEVIGSEESKIFDVHLAILDDPVFMDEIQGIIKRQYKVAEVAVKEAMDHFTNMFDLLDDEYMRERALDIKDVGNRLLKHLLGTPEVTLPQDNQPFILVAKELSPSQLAHLNPSHVEGILTMAGGKTSHSAIMARALGIPSVLGLEGKMETPIETGDFIVLDGDEGSVYVNPHEEIVQAYNLKKQTWIERQKSLQKIINIPATTRDGKKIQLDINVNSQNDVDFALSYDLSGVGLFRSEYLYMDRDHFPSEEEQLKAYKDVVQKLGNKPIIIRTLDIGGDKQLDYVTFPEEDNPFLGYRAIRFLLDQKDIFKTQLKAILRASAVGNVKIMYPMISSVEEIRKANSILEQAKEELLENGYDFNTNIEIGIMIEVPGAVAIADLLAQEVDFFSIGTNDLIQYVLAVDRMNEHIADFYEPFHPAVIRMLKQTVDAAKANHIDISVCGEMAGDFNATPIFIGLGVHKLSMSSQSILQVKERVLSIYETECKQMIDDILLCKTSQEITELVKKMNDKTDSNVSY; translated from the coding sequence TTGGTGAAAGGAATCGCGGCATCTTCTGGTATCGCAATAGGTAGAGCATTCGTTCTTCCTTCATGGAATTGGGATTTAAATGAAGAGAACATAAGTGTTACTGATTTTGCAAAGGAATTTGAAAGATTATATGAAGGCATACAAATATCTAAACATGAAATATCAAACATAAAAAAAGAATTTAATGAAGTGATTGGCAGTGAAGAATCTAAAATTTTTGACGTTCACTTAGCTATTTTAGACGATCCAGTTTTTATGGATGAAATTCAAGGGATTATTAAACGTCAATATAAAGTAGCTGAAGTAGCAGTAAAAGAAGCGATGGATCATTTTACAAATATGTTTGATTTGTTGGATGATGAATATATGAGAGAGCGTGCTTTAGATATTAAAGATGTTGGTAATCGTTTACTTAAACATTTGTTAGGAACTCCTGAGGTCACTTTACCACAGGATAACCAACCTTTTATTTTAGTGGCTAAAGAGCTATCTCCTTCACAGTTAGCACATTTAAATCCTTCACATGTGGAAGGGATTTTGACGATGGCAGGAGGAAAAACTTCTCACTCTGCTATTATGGCTCGTGCACTAGGAATTCCTTCTGTTCTGGGTTTAGAAGGTAAGATGGAAACCCCGATTGAAACGGGTGATTTCATTGTTCTTGATGGAGATGAAGGCAGTGTATATGTAAATCCACACGAAGAAATCGTACAAGCTTACAATCTTAAAAAACAAACATGGATAGAGAGGCAAAAAAGTCTACAAAAAATAATCAATATACCTGCAACTACGAGGGATGGTAAAAAAATTCAATTAGATATTAATGTTAATTCACAAAACGACGTAGATTTTGCATTGTCTTACGATTTATCTGGAGTTGGATTATTTCGCAGTGAGTATTTGTATATGGATCGCGATCATTTCCCATCCGAAGAAGAGCAACTGAAAGCTTACAAGGATGTAGTACAAAAACTTGGGAACAAACCCATTATTATTCGAACATTGGATATCGGTGGAGATAAACAATTAGATTATGTCACTTTTCCTGAAGAAGATAATCCTTTTTTAGGATATCGTGCTATTCGTTTTTTGCTGGATCAAAAAGACATTTTTAAAACACAGTTAAAAGCTATTTTAAGAGCAAGTGCAGTGGGAAATGTGAAAATAATGTATCCAATGATTTCATCTGTAGAAGAAATCAGAAAGGCGAATTCAATATTAGAGCAGGCTAAAGAGGAATTACTTGAAAACGGATATGACTTTAACACAAACATAGAAATTGGAATCATGATAGAAGTTCCAGGTGCCGTTGCAATCGCTGATTTGTTAGCTCAAGAAGTAGATTTTTTCAGTATTGGAACAAATGATCTTATTCAGTATGTATTAGCCGTTGATCGTATGAATGAACATATCGCAGATTTTTACGAACCATTTCATCCAGCAGTTATTCGAATGCTTAAACAAACAGTAGATGCAGCTAAAGCAAATCACATTGATATAAGTGTATGTGGAGAAATGGCTGGAGACTTTAATGCAACCCCAATTTTTATAGGGTTAGGTGTTCATAAATTAAGTATGTCCTCACAATCTATTTTACAAGTAAAAGAGAGGGTCTTATCCATATATGAAACAGAATGTAAACAAATGATTGATGACATATTATTGTGTAAAACAAGTCAAGAAATAACCGAACTAGTTAAAAAGATGAATGATAAAACAGATTCGAATGTATCTTATTAA
- a CDS encoding CoA-binding protein codes for MHENPSRDQIKEILKQAETIAVVGLSDKPDRTSHMVSAAMQKRGYTIIPVNPNAEEILGQKSYKNLSDIPQSIDIVNVFRRSEYTPPIAKEAVKVGAKVLWLQLGIENEESAQIAKDGGLEVIMDRCIKVEDSILNPKA; via the coding sequence ATGCATGAGAATCCATCTAGAGATCAAATAAAGGAAATACTTAAACAAGCTGAAACCATAGCGGTTGTTGGTCTTTCCGATAAACCTGATCGTACGTCCCATATGGTTTCAGCAGCTATGCAGAAAAGGGGATATACAATCATACCTGTCAATCCTAATGCTGAAGAAATACTAGGGCAAAAGAGTTATAAAAACCTATCAGATATCCCGCAAAGCATAGATATTGTTAACGTTTTTCGCAGGAGTGAATATACTCCACCTATAGCTAAGGAAGCTGTAAAAGTTGGAGCAAAGGTACTTTGGTTACAGCTCGGCATAGAAAATGAAGAGTCAGCTCAAATTGCCAAAGATGGTGGATTAGAAGTGATAATGGATCGCTGTATTAAAGTAGAAGACTCTATATTAAATCCTAAAGCTTAA
- the aroA gene encoding 3-phosphoshikimate 1-carboxyvinyltransferase, whose product MKAIVKPTGILNGEINSLSSKNYTTRYLLASALSEGTSTIYYPAHSEDSDAMRRCIQDLGAQMQEDDEKIVITGFGKSPSPVKELNVGNAGAVLRFLMSTATLCPEVTFVNTYPQSLGKRPHDDLIHALEQMNIKVKHQDGKLPITIVGGNPQGGKIQVSGDVSSQFLSSLLFLTPLLTEDSEIEVLHDLKSKVVVGQTLDVLKQAGIQIEASDDLMYYKIPGNQKYIPQKYVVEGDYPGSAAILAAAAVTNSNVQMLRLIENSKQGEQAAVNVLKEMGVNLSYDQSTLKIHGNQKLTAGEFDGDDFTDAVLAMVAAAVFANGTSRFYNVENLRYKECDRITDFCNELKKAGANVEERQSEIIVHGQPNGVEGGVEINAHYDHRVIMALTVVGLRSKKGLMIQDAQHVAKSYPQFFEHIQSLGAKVELQED is encoded by the coding sequence ATGAAAGCAATTGTAAAACCTACTGGAATATTAAACGGAGAAATTAATTCTTTATCTTCAAAAAATTACACAACACGTTATTTATTAGCTTCAGCATTATCAGAAGGGACAAGTACAATTTATTATCCAGCACACAGTGAAGATAGTGATGCAATGAGAAGATGTATTCAAGATTTAGGTGCCCAAATGCAAGAGGATGATGAAAAGATTGTTATAACAGGTTTTGGAAAATCACCAAGTCCAGTAAAAGAACTCAATGTTGGTAATGCAGGAGCAGTTTTACGGTTTTTAATGTCTACTGCAACCTTGTGTCCTGAAGTGACTTTTGTAAATACTTATCCGCAATCTCTAGGTAAAAGACCACATGATGATTTGATTCATGCATTAGAGCAAATGAATATAAAAGTTAAGCATCAAGATGGCAAACTTCCAATCACAATAGTTGGCGGTAATCCACAAGGTGGCAAAATTCAAGTGTCTGGGGATGTTAGTTCACAGTTTCTAAGTTCTTTGCTGTTTTTAACACCATTGCTTACAGAAGATAGCGAAATTGAAGTATTACATGATCTAAAGTCAAAGGTGGTAGTGGGACAAACTTTGGATGTCTTAAAACAAGCTGGCATTCAGATTGAAGCCAGTGATGATCTGATGTATTATAAAATCCCAGGGAATCAAAAATATATACCTCAAAAATACGTAGTGGAAGGTGACTATCCTGGTTCTGCTGCAATATTAGCGGCAGCAGCGGTCACAAATTCCAATGTTCAGATGCTTCGTTTAATTGAAAATAGTAAACAAGGAGAACAAGCAGCGGTGAATGTGCTAAAAGAAATGGGTGTGAATTTAAGTTATGATCAATCCACATTAAAAATTCATGGCAATCAAAAACTAACAGCTGGTGAATTTGATGGGGATGACTTTACAGATGCAGTATTAGCAATGGTAGCCGCTGCTGTATTTGCTAACGGTACATCACGTTTCTATAATGTGGAGAATTTAAGATATAAAGAGTGTGATCGCATTACTGATTTTTGTAATGAATTAAAAAAAGCTGGAGCAAATGTGGAAGAAAGACAAAGTGAAATTATTGTTCATGGGCAACCTAATGGTGTGGAAGGTGGAGTTGAAATTAATGCACATTATGATCATAGAGTGATCATGGCGCTAACGGTTGTTGGATTGCGTTCTAAGAAAGGTCTTATGATTCAAGATGCACAACATGTTGCGAAATCTTATCCACAGTTCTTTGAACATATTCAATCATTAGGTGCAAAAGTGGAGTTACAAGAAGACTAG
- the crcB gene encoding fluoride efflux transporter CrcB, producing MSLLHIFLIGTGGFLGACSRFFISSVFVRRCSTKFPYGTLTVNLIGSFFLGLVIGCLDSSYHFFMLFFATGFLGSFTTFSTFKVEIQKMFINKYWKALLLYIICSYVFGILLAYIGFLIGLK from the coding sequence ATGAGTTTATTGCATATTTTTTTAATAGGCACTGGTGGATTTTTAGGTGCTTGTAGTCGTTTTTTTATATCTAGTGTTTTTGTAAGAAGATGTTCAACTAAATTCCCATATGGTACACTAACTGTAAATCTAATAGGATCATTTTTTTTAGGACTAGTAATTGGCTGCTTGGATTCTAGTTATCATTTTTTTATGTTGTTTTTTGCTACTGGATTTTTAGGGTCCTTTACTACATTTTCAACTTTTAAAGTAGAAATTCAGAAAATGTTTATAAATAAATATTGGAAAGCTTTGCTTTTATATATCATATGTAGTTATGTTTTTGGGATTTTATTAGCTTATATAGGATTTTTAATAGGATTGAAATAA
- the crcB gene encoding fluoride efflux transporter CrcB, translating into MSWLNSDKAIYLYIGLAGFLGANLRFMISEFTYSSDYFFPTGTLLCNLIGCFALGWFSEYMKTSKLSVKIKTAISTGLIGSFTTFSAFSIETISLIQDHKVFIAVIYIFVSFIGGSFFVWLGYKIGRVLI; encoded by the coding sequence ATGTCATGGTTAAACAGTGATAAGGCGATCTACTTATATATCGGACTGGCAGGATTTTTAGGTGCAAATCTACGTTTTATGATTAGTGAGTTTACCTATTCAAGTGATTATTTTTTTCCAACAGGAACTTTACTTTGTAATCTCATTGGTTGTTTTGCATTAGGTTGGTTTTCTGAATATATGAAGACAAGCAAGTTATCAGTAAAAATAAAAACAGCAATTTCTACTGGACTTATTGGTTCATTTACAACTTTTTCTGCTTTTAGCATTGAGACGATTTCTTTAATTCAAGATCACAAAGTGTTTATTGCAGTTATTTATATCTTTGTAAGTTTTATTGGTGGATCTTTTTTTGTTTGGTTAGGTTATAAAATAGGACGTGTATTGATATGA
- a CDS encoding rhodanese-like domain-containing protein, with protein sequence MNEQSILPKEVKNKLDQGLELNIIDVREHEEVAQGMISGAKHIPLGELPVRHHEIEQTDNIILVCRSGNRSGKALEYLQMLGLKNLKNMEGGMLEWDKL encoded by the coding sequence ATGAACGAACAAAGTATTTTACCAAAAGAAGTAAAAAATAAACTAGATCAAGGTTTAGAACTCAACATCATTGATGTTCGAGAACATGAAGAGGTTGCTCAAGGAATGATATCAGGTGCAAAACATATTCCATTGGGAGAATTGCCTGTGCGTCATCATGAAATTGAACAAACTGACAATATTATTCTCGTCTGTCGAAGCGGGAATCGAAGTGGAAAAGCACTTGAATATTTACAAATGTTAGGGCTGAAAAACCTTAAAAATATGGAAGGCGGCATGTTAGAGTGGGATAAGCTCTAA
- a CDS encoding shikimate kinase: protein MKKNNIVLVGFMGTGKSTVGKQLSSKLGWEFVDTDHMIEHRENMSIPEIFSKKGESYFREVETRIIQEVLSNDMQVIATGGGSVLRLQNRSRMLSHGTVVQLDADAEIIIKRLEGEKLKRPLLQGDLEEKVYEMMERRKHAYEFADFVIDTNVFEVESIVEQIYNVVVLHKI from the coding sequence ATGAAAAAAAATAATATCGTTTTAGTTGGGTTTATGGGGACTGGAAAATCTACGGTTGGAAAACAACTTTCATCAAAATTAGGTTGGGAATTTGTTGATACAGATCACATGATAGAACACAGAGAGAATATGAGTATACCAGAAATCTTTTCAAAAAAAGGTGAAAGTTACTTTAGAGAAGTAGAGACTAGAATCATTCAGGAAGTATTGTCAAATGACATGCAGGTCATAGCAACTGGTGGAGGGTCCGTATTAAGGCTTCAAAATCGAAGTAGGATGTTGAGTCATGGTACAGTAGTACAACTAGATGCTGATGCAGAGATAATTATTAAACGTTTAGAGGGTGAAAAGTTAAAAAGACCTTTACTTCAAGGGGATTTAGAAGAAAAGGTCTATGAAATGATGGAGCGGCGCAAACATGCTTATGAATTTGCAGATTTTGTTATCGATACAAATGTTTTTGAAGTGGAAAGCATAGTAGAACAAATTTATAACGTTGTTGTATTACATAAAATCTAA
- the gndA gene encoding NADP-dependent phosphogluconate dehydrogenase, whose translation MSKQQIGVIGLAVMGKNLALNIESRGFSVSVFNRSYQKTDEFLKENTDKKVSGYDTIESFVNSLEVPRKIIIMVKAGVPTDDTIQQLLPYLSKGDIIIDGGNAYFPDTQRRNKQLEEAGIRFIGTGVSGGEEGALKGPSIMPGGQEDAYKLVEPVLTAISAKVNGDPCCTYIGPDGAGHYVKMVHNGIEYGDMQLICEAYHLMKEVLQLETHEIHEIFSEWNKGELDSYLIEITADIFTKVDSETNKPVVDVILDTAGQKGTGKWTSQSALDLGVPLSIITESVFARFISAMKEERVAASKVLNGPKAVELSEGKQDLIEAIRKALYASKICSYAQGFAQMRAASEEYNWNLQYGNIAMIFRGGCIIRAGFLQNIKDAYDRDPALKNLLLDPYFKEIVENYQDAWRKVISLAVTHGIPVPGFSTALAYYDSYRTERLPANLLQAQRDYFGAHTFKRIDKEGTFHYEWLDSE comes from the coding sequence ATGTCAAAACAACAAATCGGTGTGATTGGACTTGCAGTCATGGGAAAAAATTTAGCTTTAAACATTGAAAGCAGAGGTTTTTCTGTGTCTGTATTTAATAGATCATATCAGAAAACTGATGAGTTTCTAAAAGAAAATACAGATAAAAAGGTATCAGGTTATGATACGATTGAAAGTTTTGTTAACTCATTAGAAGTTCCAAGAAAAATTATTATTATGGTAAAAGCTGGTGTTCCAACAGATGATACAATTCAACAGTTGTTACCGTACCTATCAAAAGGAGACATTATTATTGATGGTGGTAATGCTTATTTCCCTGATACACAAAGAAGAAATAAACAATTAGAGGAAGCAGGAATTCGTTTTATTGGTACTGGCGTTTCAGGTGGTGAAGAAGGTGCATTAAAGGGACCTTCGATTATGCCTGGTGGTCAAGAAGATGCTTACAAATTAGTTGAGCCGGTCTTAACAGCCATATCAGCAAAAGTAAACGGAGATCCATGTTGTACATATATCGGACCAGATGGTGCTGGTCATTATGTGAAAATGGTACATAACGGAATCGAATACGGTGATATGCAACTTATATGTGAAGCGTATCATCTTATGAAAGAAGTGCTTCAATTAGAAACTCATGAGATTCATGAAATCTTTTCTGAGTGGAATAAAGGTGAGCTGGATAGTTATTTAATTGAAATTACAGCAGATATTTTTACAAAAGTAGACTCAGAAACGAATAAGCCAGTAGTTGATGTTATTTTAGATACTGCTGGACAAAAAGGAACGGGGAAATGGACAAGTCAGAGCGCACTTGATTTAGGTGTACCTTTATCCATTATTACTGAATCTGTATTTGCTCGTTTTATTTCTGCAATGAAGGAAGAAAGAGTAGCAGCTAGTAAAGTATTAAATGGTCCTAAAGCAGTCGAGTTAAGTGAAGGAAAACAAGATTTAATTGAAGCGATTAGAAAAGCTTTATATGCAAGTAAAATTTGTTCTTATGCACAAGGTTTTGCTCAAATGAGAGCTGCTTCAGAAGAATACAACTGGAATTTACAATATGGTAATATTGCTATGATCTTTAGAGGAGGCTGTATTATACGAGCTGGTTTTCTACAAAACATTAAAGATGCATATGACCGAGACCCAGCCTTGAAAAATTTATTGTTAGATCCTTATTTCAAAGAGATTGTAGAAAATTATCAAGATGCTTGGAGAAAAGTAATTTCTTTAGCAGTTACTCATGGAATTCCTGTTCCTGGTTTTTCAACTGCGCTAGCTTATTATGACAGTTATCGTACAGAAAGATTACCTGCGAACTTGCTACAGGCACAGAGAGATTATTTTGGAGCTCACACTTTTAAACGTATTGATAAAGAAGGTACTTTCCATTACGAATGGTTAGACAGTGAGTAA
- a CDS encoding ABC transporter permease, with translation MNSVIIALNMLKRMIGTIKGFLTIILIPVIVMTVIIFIFDRDYTENYTIAYLNLDGGLLGEELIHNLSSFSEYEILAAQDVEEVKEWVADGKANYAIAIHKDFTQNLFNGKSINVTLYQLNQNAESFALKQRLDLRINQFAQSIKQLKQIDGNGVSIQPAMESLMEQVNKNQVSAVYTKFNENVKPGLNSILGFMIMFLMGLIVSSVTLILEDRANQTMMRIYAAPIQRYEIVLGHFLGSFLIGSLQVIFLLMFTKYIVGFEYGVSFGKLLLILLFFMLASMGIATAIASTVNNIKILSNITPLIVVPTCMIGGCFWPIEIMPDFMQKLANIVPQKWTIEAVEKMAMGQSLSDVSMHFLVLFLFAVILIGFGSAVFKPVET, from the coding sequence ATGAATAGTGTGATTATTGCTCTGAATATGCTGAAAAGAATGATAGGCACAATAAAAGGATTCCTTACCATCATTCTGATTCCTGTCATTGTTATGACTGTGATTATTTTTATCTTTGATAGAGACTATACCGAAAACTATACAATAGCTTATTTAAATTTAGATGGAGGGTTATTAGGTGAAGAGCTGATTCATAATTTATCTTCCTTCAGTGAATATGAAATATTAGCTGCACAAGATGTTGAAGAAGTGAAGGAGTGGGTTGCTGATGGTAAAGCTAACTATGCAATAGCGATTCATAAAGATTTTACTCAAAACTTATTTAATGGAAAAAGCATCAATGTGACCTTATATCAGCTCAATCAAAATGCGGAGAGTTTTGCACTAAAACAAAGGCTGGACCTTCGAATAAATCAGTTTGCTCAATCTATCAAACAGTTAAAACAAATAGATGGCAATGGGGTATCAATACAGCCTGCAATGGAATCATTGATGGAACAAGTTAATAAAAATCAAGTGAGTGCTGTTTATACTAAATTTAATGAAAATGTTAAACCAGGTCTTAATTCAATTTTAGGATTTATGATTATGTTTCTAATGGGTTTGATAGTAAGTTCTGTTACTTTAATATTGGAAGATCGTGCGAATCAAACGATGATGAGAATATATGCAGCCCCCATTCAACGTTATGAAATTGTACTTGGACATTTTTTAGGAAGCTTTCTAATCGGAAGTTTACAAGTTATATTTTTGCTAATGTTTACGAAATATATAGTGGGTTTTGAATATGGTGTTTCTTTTGGCAAGTTATTGCTTATATTATTATTTTTCATGTTGGCTTCTATGGGAATAGCTACTGCCATAGCTAGTACTGTAAATAATATTAAAATATTAAGTAATATTACTCCTTTAATTGTTGTGCCGACTTGTATGATTGGGGGTTGCTTCTGGCCAATTGAAATCATGCCGGATTTCATGCAAAAATTAGCAAATATCGTTCCGCAGAAATGGACTATTGAAGCGGTTGAAAAAATGGCAATGGGTCAGAGCTTATCTGATGTAAGCATGCATTTCTTAGTACTATTTTTATTTGCTGTGATATTAATTGGATTTGGTTCTGCAGTCTTTAAACCAGTAGAAACATAA
- a CDS encoding ABC transporter permease produces MKNIFTIARYELIRFFRMRSILLNMLGLPLLLILILGTALSGVFQTSGENQKLETVKVAVLNEDQGVFKQIISDFLSSPDIQSYVSVKLVKSREELFEKYESKEIDYGIVVPDDFSDSVMSARITGWEFIEGEFIEKNLVARTIFESFLSQVNEMQARVFVLGPETLEKPLFTDQNKHFQFSNYVEIGSLQKNESKTSAIQYYAVTMLVMFLLFSGMAAAISLAEEKETFTLLRLNSIPLHSNTIIIGKLLGVGIFSLIQAMVILSFSTFVYGVDWGDNYIMIFGVIILTIVSSTSLGVILTSFLRSSKSIIATYQALIFVMTFLSGGMIPNLGEFLNTLGKFSINYWSSNTLIHLMIESDSTMIIKNMGVIGSTSLVLALSAGLLYWKVGYHE; encoded by the coding sequence ATGAAGAATATATTTACAATAGCTCGTTATGAGCTTATCCGTTTTTTTAGAATGCGCTCCATTTTACTCAACATGCTTGGCTTGCCATTATTATTAATTCTAATTTTGGGTACTGCACTTTCAGGTGTGTTTCAAACCTCTGGTGAGAATCAAAAGTTGGAGACAGTGAAGGTCGCTGTTTTAAATGAAGATCAGGGGGTTTTTAAGCAAATAATCTCAGATTTTCTGTCTTCACCGGATATACAATCTTATGTCTCAGTAAAACTAGTGAAATCAAGAGAAGAACTCTTTGAAAAATATGAAAGTAAAGAAATAGACTATGGAATAGTAGTGCCGGATGATTTTAGTGATTCTGTCATGAGTGCAAGGATTACTGGATGGGAATTTATCGAAGGGGAGTTTATTGAAAAAAATTTAGTTGCTAGAACGATCTTTGAATCGTTCTTAAGCCAAGTGAATGAAATGCAAGCTAGAGTTTTTGTATTGGGGCCAGAAACGTTAGAAAAACCTTTATTTACTGATCAAAATAAACATTTCCAATTTTCAAATTATGTAGAAATAGGTAGCTTACAAAAAAATGAAAGTAAGACTTCAGCGATTCAATATTATGCAGTAACCATGTTAGTGATGTTTTTATTGTTTTCAGGTATGGCTGCTGCTATAAGTTTAGCTGAAGAAAAAGAGACGTTTACTTTGCTTAGGCTTAATTCGATTCCATTACATTCAAATACAATTATTATCGGGAAGCTGTTAGGTGTGGGGATATTTTCTTTAATACAAGCGATGGTTATTTTATCTTTTTCTACTTTTGTTTATGGGGTAGATTGGGGTGATAATTATATTATGATATTTGGTGTGATCATTTTAACGATTGTATCTTCTACTAGTCTTGGAGTTATTTTAACCTCATTTTTACGATCATCTAAATCAATCATAGCAACATATCAAGCTTTAATTTTTGTCATGACATTTTTAAGTGGAGGCATGATTCCTAATTTAGGTGAATTTTTGAATACGTTAGGGAAGTTTTCCATTAATTATTGGTCATCCAATACTTTAATTCATTTAATGATAGAAAGTGATTCAACGATGATTATAAAAAACATGGGGGTAATTGGAAGTACCAGCTTAGTCTTAGCTTTATCAGCTGGTCTACTCTATTGGAAGGTGGGATATCATGAATAG